A DNA window from Engystomops pustulosus chromosome 6, aEngPut4.maternal, whole genome shotgun sequence contains the following coding sequences:
- the TPD52L2 gene encoding tumor protein D54 isoform X3 — protein sequence MDPGGQGLLSDTMTDVPVGPAGTRVPADAAGGALPEGMTEAEAEELRCELLKVEEEILTLRQVLAAKDRHAAELKRKLGQTPLNQLKLNLSKSLHEVQMSNAYVKTSEKLGEWNEKVTQSDAYKKTQETLSTAGQKTTAALSTMGTAISRRLGDMRALPFSQSFSSYSIRHSISMPAMRNSATFKSFEERVVNLKPRVSTNGEENGSQNLHSPDNKSQDSAPF from the exons GTTTGCTGTCAGACACCATGACGGACGTCccagtgggtccagcaggaacgCGAGTACCAGCTGATGCtgcaggaggagcactgccagagggCATGACTGAGGCTGAAGCTGAGGAACTGCGCTGTGAGCTGCTAAAG GTGGAGGAGGAGATTCTCACCCTGCGTCAGGTTCTGGCCGCCAAGGATCGTCATGCAGCTGAGCTAAAGCGAAAGTTAGGACAGACCCCTCTAAACCAACTTAAGCTCAATCTCTCTAAGAGTCTGCATGAAGTCCAAATGTCTAATGC TTACGTTAAAACATCAGAGAAACTTGGAGAGTGGAATGAAAAAGTGACGCAGTCTGATGC CTATAAGAAGACTCAGGAAACTCTCTCTACAGCTGGCCAGAAAACCACAGCTGCTCTGTCTACAATGGGCACTGCCATCTCCAGAAGACTGGGAGATATGAG GGCACTCCCTTTCTCTCAGTCATTTAG CAGTTATTCAATCCGCCACTCCATAAGCATGCCGGCAATGAG gAACTCTGCCACCTTCAAATCTTTTGAAGAACGTGTGGTAAATTTAAAG CCCAGGGTATCAACAAACGGAGAAGAAAATGGCAGCCAGAACTTGCACTCTCCAGACAATAAATCACAAGATTCTGCCCCATTCTAG
- the TPD52L2 gene encoding tumor protein D54 isoform X5: protein MTDVPVGPAGTRVPADAAGGALPEGMTEAEAEELRCELLKVEEEILTLRQVLAAKDRHAAELKRKLGQTPLNQLKLNLSKSLHEVQMSNAYVKTSEKLGEWNEKVTQSDAYKKTQETLSTAGQKTTAALSTMGTAISRRLGDMRALPFSQSFSSYSIRHSISMPAMRNSATFKSFEERVVNLKPRVSTNGEENGSQNLHSPDNKSQDSAPF from the exons ATGACGGACGTCccagtgggtccagcaggaacgCGAGTACCAGCTGATGCtgcaggaggagcactgccagagggCATGACTGAGGCTGAAGCTGAGGAACTGCGCTGTGAGCTGCTAAAG GTGGAGGAGGAGATTCTCACCCTGCGTCAGGTTCTGGCCGCCAAGGATCGTCATGCAGCTGAGCTAAAGCGAAAGTTAGGACAGACCCCTCTAAACCAACTTAAGCTCAATCTCTCTAAGAGTCTGCATGAAGTCCAAATGTCTAATGC TTACGTTAAAACATCAGAGAAACTTGGAGAGTGGAATGAAAAAGTGACGCAGTCTGATGC CTATAAGAAGACTCAGGAAACTCTCTCTACAGCTGGCCAGAAAACCACAGCTGCTCTGTCTACAATGGGCACTGCCATCTCCAGAAGACTGGGAGATATGAG GGCACTCCCTTTCTCTCAGTCATTTAG CAGTTATTCAATCCGCCACTCCATAAGCATGCCGGCAATGAG gAACTCTGCCACCTTCAAATCTTTTGAAGAACGTGTGGTAAATTTAAAG CCCAGGGTATCAACAAACGGAGAAGAAAATGGCAGCCAGAACTTGCACTCTCCAGACAATAAATCACAAGATTCTGCCCCATTCTAG
- the TPD52L2 gene encoding tumor protein D54 isoform X2, which yields MDPGGQDINLNSPNKGLLSDTMTDVPVGPAGTRVPADAAGGALPEGMTEAEAEELRCELLKVEEEILTLRQVLAAKDRHAAELKRKLGQTPLNQLKLNLSKSLHEVQMSNAYVKTSEKLGEWNEKVTQSDAYKKTQETLSTAGQKTTAALSTMGTAISRRLGDMSSYSIRHSISMPAMRNSATFKSFEERVVNLKPRVSTNGEENGSQNLHSPDNKSQDSAPF from the exons ACATCAACCTTAACTCTCCCAACAAAGGTTTGCTGTCAGACACCATGACGGACGTCccagtgggtccagcaggaacgCGAGTACCAGCTGATGCtgcaggaggagcactgccagagggCATGACTGAGGCTGAAGCTGAGGAACTGCGCTGTGAGCTGCTAAAG GTGGAGGAGGAGATTCTCACCCTGCGTCAGGTTCTGGCCGCCAAGGATCGTCATGCAGCTGAGCTAAAGCGAAAGTTAGGACAGACCCCTCTAAACCAACTTAAGCTCAATCTCTCTAAGAGTCTGCATGAAGTCCAAATGTCTAATGC TTACGTTAAAACATCAGAGAAACTTGGAGAGTGGAATGAAAAAGTGACGCAGTCTGATGC CTATAAGAAGACTCAGGAAACTCTCTCTACAGCTGGCCAGAAAACCACAGCTGCTCTGTCTACAATGGGCACTGCCATCTCCAGAAGACTGGGAGATATGAG CAGTTATTCAATCCGCCACTCCATAAGCATGCCGGCAATGAG gAACTCTGCCACCTTCAAATCTTTTGAAGAACGTGTGGTAAATTTAAAG CCCAGGGTATCAACAAACGGAGAAGAAAATGGCAGCCAGAACTTGCACTCTCCAGACAATAAATCACAAGATTCTGCCCCATTCTAG
- the TPD52L2 gene encoding tumor protein D54 isoform X8, giving the protein MDPGGQDINLNSPNKGLLSDTMTDVPVGPAGTRVPADAAGGALPEGMTEAEAEELRCELLKVEEEILTLRQVLAAKDRHAAELKRKLGQTPLNQLKLNLSKSLHEVQMSNAYKKTQETLSTAGQKTTAALSTMGTAISRRLGDMRNSATFKSFEERVVNLKPRVSTNGEENGSQNLHSPDNKSQDSAPF; this is encoded by the exons ACATCAACCTTAACTCTCCCAACAAAGGTTTGCTGTCAGACACCATGACGGACGTCccagtgggtccagcaggaacgCGAGTACCAGCTGATGCtgcaggaggagcactgccagagggCATGACTGAGGCTGAAGCTGAGGAACTGCGCTGTGAGCTGCTAAAG GTGGAGGAGGAGATTCTCACCCTGCGTCAGGTTCTGGCCGCCAAGGATCGTCATGCAGCTGAGCTAAAGCGAAAGTTAGGACAGACCCCTCTAAACCAACTTAAGCTCAATCTCTCTAAGAGTCTGCATGAAGTCCAAATGTCTAATGC CTATAAGAAGACTCAGGAAACTCTCTCTACAGCTGGCCAGAAAACCACAGCTGCTCTGTCTACAATGGGCACTGCCATCTCCAGAAGACTGGGAGATATGAG gAACTCTGCCACCTTCAAATCTTTTGAAGAACGTGTGGTAAATTTAAAG CCCAGGGTATCAACAAACGGAGAAGAAAATGGCAGCCAGAACTTGCACTCTCCAGACAATAAATCACAAGATTCTGCCCCATTCTAG
- the TPD52L2 gene encoding tumor protein D54 isoform X7, with protein sequence MDPGGQDINLNSPNKGLLSDTMTDVPVGPAGTRVPADAAGGALPEGMTEAEAEELRCELLKVEEEILTLRQVLAAKDRHAAELKRKLGQTPLNQLKLNLSKSLHEVQMSNAYKKTQETLSTAGQKTTAALSTMGTAISRRLGDMSSYSIRHSISMPAMRNSATFKSFEERVVNLKPRVSTNGEENGSQNLHSPDNKSQDSAPF encoded by the exons ACATCAACCTTAACTCTCCCAACAAAGGTTTGCTGTCAGACACCATGACGGACGTCccagtgggtccagcaggaacgCGAGTACCAGCTGATGCtgcaggaggagcactgccagagggCATGACTGAGGCTGAAGCTGAGGAACTGCGCTGTGAGCTGCTAAAG GTGGAGGAGGAGATTCTCACCCTGCGTCAGGTTCTGGCCGCCAAGGATCGTCATGCAGCTGAGCTAAAGCGAAAGTTAGGACAGACCCCTCTAAACCAACTTAAGCTCAATCTCTCTAAGAGTCTGCATGAAGTCCAAATGTCTAATGC CTATAAGAAGACTCAGGAAACTCTCTCTACAGCTGGCCAGAAAACCACAGCTGCTCTGTCTACAATGGGCACTGCCATCTCCAGAAGACTGGGAGATATGAG CAGTTATTCAATCCGCCACTCCATAAGCATGCCGGCAATGAG gAACTCTGCCACCTTCAAATCTTTTGAAGAACGTGTGGTAAATTTAAAG CCCAGGGTATCAACAAACGGAGAAGAAAATGGCAGCCAGAACTTGCACTCTCCAGACAATAAATCACAAGATTCTGCCCCATTCTAG
- the TPD52L2 gene encoding tumor protein D54 isoform X6 encodes MDPGGQDINLNSPNKGLLSDTMTDVPVGPAGTRVPADAAGGALPEGMTEAEAEELRCELLKVEEEILTLRQVLAAKDRHAAELKRKLGQTPLNQLKLNLSKSLHEVQMSNAYVKTSEKLGEWNEKVTQSDAYKKTQETLSTAGQKTTAALSTMGTAISRRLGDMRNSATFKSFEERVVNLKPRVSTNGEENGSQNLHSPDNKSQDSAPF; translated from the exons ACATCAACCTTAACTCTCCCAACAAAGGTTTGCTGTCAGACACCATGACGGACGTCccagtgggtccagcaggaacgCGAGTACCAGCTGATGCtgcaggaggagcactgccagagggCATGACTGAGGCTGAAGCTGAGGAACTGCGCTGTGAGCTGCTAAAG GTGGAGGAGGAGATTCTCACCCTGCGTCAGGTTCTGGCCGCCAAGGATCGTCATGCAGCTGAGCTAAAGCGAAAGTTAGGACAGACCCCTCTAAACCAACTTAAGCTCAATCTCTCTAAGAGTCTGCATGAAGTCCAAATGTCTAATGC TTACGTTAAAACATCAGAGAAACTTGGAGAGTGGAATGAAAAAGTGACGCAGTCTGATGC CTATAAGAAGACTCAGGAAACTCTCTCTACAGCTGGCCAGAAAACCACAGCTGCTCTGTCTACAATGGGCACTGCCATCTCCAGAAGACTGGGAGATATGAG gAACTCTGCCACCTTCAAATCTTTTGAAGAACGTGTGGTAAATTTAAAG CCCAGGGTATCAACAAACGGAGAAGAAAATGGCAGCCAGAACTTGCACTCTCCAGACAATAAATCACAAGATTCTGCCCCATTCTAG
- the TPD52L2 gene encoding tumor protein D54 isoform X4, translated as MDPGGQDINLNSPNKGLLSDTMTDVPVGPAGTRVPADAAGGALPEGMTEAEAEELRCELLKVEEEILTLRQVLAAKDRHAAELKRKLGQTPLNQLKLNLSKSLHEVQMSNAYKKTQETLSTAGQKTTAALSTMGTAISRRLGDMRALPFSQSFSSYSIRHSISMPAMRNSATFKSFEERVVNLKPRVSTNGEENGSQNLHSPDNKSQDSAPF; from the exons ACATCAACCTTAACTCTCCCAACAAAGGTTTGCTGTCAGACACCATGACGGACGTCccagtgggtccagcaggaacgCGAGTACCAGCTGATGCtgcaggaggagcactgccagagggCATGACTGAGGCTGAAGCTGAGGAACTGCGCTGTGAGCTGCTAAAG GTGGAGGAGGAGATTCTCACCCTGCGTCAGGTTCTGGCCGCCAAGGATCGTCATGCAGCTGAGCTAAAGCGAAAGTTAGGACAGACCCCTCTAAACCAACTTAAGCTCAATCTCTCTAAGAGTCTGCATGAAGTCCAAATGTCTAATGC CTATAAGAAGACTCAGGAAACTCTCTCTACAGCTGGCCAGAAAACCACAGCTGCTCTGTCTACAATGGGCACTGCCATCTCCAGAAGACTGGGAGATATGAG GGCACTCCCTTTCTCTCAGTCATTTAG CAGTTATTCAATCCGCCACTCCATAAGCATGCCGGCAATGAG gAACTCTGCCACCTTCAAATCTTTTGAAGAACGTGTGGTAAATTTAAAG CCCAGGGTATCAACAAACGGAGAAGAAAATGGCAGCCAGAACTTGCACTCTCCAGACAATAAATCACAAGATTCTGCCCCATTCTAG
- the TPD52L2 gene encoding tumor protein D54 isoform X1, which produces MDPGGQDINLNSPNKGLLSDTMTDVPVGPAGTRVPADAAGGALPEGMTEAEAEELRCELLKVEEEILTLRQVLAAKDRHAAELKRKLGQTPLNQLKLNLSKSLHEVQMSNAYVKTSEKLGEWNEKVTQSDAYKKTQETLSTAGQKTTAALSTMGTAISRRLGDMRALPFSQSFSSYSIRHSISMPAMRNSATFKSFEERVVNLKPRVSTNGEENGSQNLHSPDNKSQDSAPF; this is translated from the exons ACATCAACCTTAACTCTCCCAACAAAGGTTTGCTGTCAGACACCATGACGGACGTCccagtgggtccagcaggaacgCGAGTACCAGCTGATGCtgcaggaggagcactgccagagggCATGACTGAGGCTGAAGCTGAGGAACTGCGCTGTGAGCTGCTAAAG GTGGAGGAGGAGATTCTCACCCTGCGTCAGGTTCTGGCCGCCAAGGATCGTCATGCAGCTGAGCTAAAGCGAAAGTTAGGACAGACCCCTCTAAACCAACTTAAGCTCAATCTCTCTAAGAGTCTGCATGAAGTCCAAATGTCTAATGC TTACGTTAAAACATCAGAGAAACTTGGAGAGTGGAATGAAAAAGTGACGCAGTCTGATGC CTATAAGAAGACTCAGGAAACTCTCTCTACAGCTGGCCAGAAAACCACAGCTGCTCTGTCTACAATGGGCACTGCCATCTCCAGAAGACTGGGAGATATGAG GGCACTCCCTTTCTCTCAGTCATTTAG CAGTTATTCAATCCGCCACTCCATAAGCATGCCGGCAATGAG gAACTCTGCCACCTTCAAATCTTTTGAAGAACGTGTGGTAAATTTAAAG CCCAGGGTATCAACAAACGGAGAAGAAAATGGCAGCCAGAACTTGCACTCTCCAGACAATAAATCACAAGATTCTGCCCCATTCTAG